TGCACATTAGATCAAAGAAAGGACACaaagttttcatttcattttatattattttatttaaagtttgaATGATGCATTTCTCTTACCTTTTGTTTTTCGGGGTGCATGACTGCATGCTATCCTGGAGTAAAGATacaggccctgtcccaaatggcgcacttcatgtggactttcggtctcgtggccttaaattgcgcgttctcgcttagtctacgagtccgtagggtgtcccatctgtcatttttatgctttgaagtgtgctcatcagcgcctcctttgcccccttgatgcggtcaatcagacgacggaagggaggagttcacactgacgggcaacctctctacctatttccggtgtgatgctcgagtctgtcccaaaatacgactccggtgcacccacgtgaactcgcatcaagggtccctaaagtctggactacgtgatgtcattaaagtgtggactctgaggaggaccacaagtccagagtgtgccatttgggacagggccaaagaGGATGCACGgtcgtcttcttcttctttagtTTTTATTGGCGGTTGGCATCCAGCAtggtgcattaccgccaccAACTGTTGGGTGGGTGTTGAGCATCAATGGAGATTAGGAAGGATGCACGGTCTTCCTGTTCCTCATTATATGCTATCCTGGAGGATTATGGGTAATGTAAGCATAGTCCATCCAAAATGAGTGAGCAGGGgggtcattgttttgtgtttgtttggaatgttattttttgaaatgtattgtggttatttttgtattttgtttttatatttgttttggggattgtttatttatgttaagATTAATTTTGAACTTAAGTGTTAAATGTATGTTGCttgtgtatttatgtatatgATTTCCATTTTCcctatgtgtgtgtatattggTTTAACCCTTAGTTACATAGGGTTCCTTCTCCTTGGTTAACTCAGTTTTTGTTTGGTTTGGCTGTTGTACTGAGGTCTCTCCGTGAGGTGGATCCCAGCTAATTTTCAGGgagaaaataaaaatctttttttttttgtgatggcAAGCAGTGTGTCCTGCCTTTTTCTCTGCTCACATCCCCACACTCCTCTCAATATTGCATTGAAAGCACTTTTATCATTTACGCACTTGAGGTACAGTATACagccaatcacaacgcactggatagctggccagTTGCATCACACGCAAACTCACTGCATTATAATTAGCAATGGAATGTTGCCTTTAATCTTATTCTGTGaccaacagaataaagaaacatgttcaggtttagaacaacatgaggttgagtaaatgacagaatttttatttattgtataaaagtgatgtatctttgtaaaaaaaaaactaataaacaATTATAATGCTGTTTTACctgaaaattaaatgtaaatacatcaTATACTGTAATTGATGATCAAACATGAAacatctttgtgttttgaacTTCGATTTAAGGCAAAAATGACAACCTGTAAAGATATCAGTTAATCTCAGCAATAGTTTTAGGCCCTTTTACAATGTCACACATACAAATGTGTCTCCTGGGTGACAGCAATTCAGTTTCTTTTTCTAGTAGcagacatacatttttttttattattatacttATACCCTGCATGTATGCCAAAGTCCTGAGGATTTTTTAACAGGATGTCCTGGGGTACTAAATATTTAGATTAAGGATGATTTTTTGgtttttcaaattaaatatctttataatatacagtaattattTCAGAAATTGTATTGCTTTTTGCAATCAACCTGAGTCCTGCACCTGAGTCGGAAGTAAGGTATAATAGCTGTCATGGATATTTAACTTTGAGGTCCTAATGTgccctttaggtacaaaagtgtactctTTAAAAGGGTGCAGGGCCACTAGACAGCTTTTGTATCTTTTCTTTAAAAGTATGCTGCCCTCTGGAGTGGTAAGTGGTACATTTTGAAACAAGCGCTGTGTCTGATGGTCTGTGATCAGTGaatttattatcatcatcaggTATTCAAGTTGTTGGAGTGAAGACTTATGGGCTGTAGTTATAGCTCCACTTGTGCTTCTCCTGCTATGCGATGTAGTTATCATATTCAAGAAGAGATGCAGGTAACTAACATGactttatttgtttgtgttttgtctTGGGTCTCATTCAAAGATTCATTTTTTATCCTATAGTTCTAGGATGTTGGAAGGAAGAGCTCTTTGGAATAACAGTAAAGGAAATTCGGATGACATCAAGCATGAGTGCATTACCATATTAAATAGCATAATTTTTATTCTGCATATTTATAAGACATATTTATTGTGCTAATTTTTTATGTCAAGCCTTcacaacaaaatattttaaaggtaTCTTTTAATTCATGGGCCTTTAACAATGAGTCCATAGtagtattaaagggatagttcagccaaaaacgatattaaacccatgatttactcacccccaagctgtccgagttgcatatgtccatcgtttttcagacaaacacattttcggatattttagaaaatattttagatctttcagttgattaaatgtaatgttacggggttcacccatagtccacgaccttcaagtccaaaaaaagtgcgtccatccttcacaaattaaatccaaacggctccaggatgagaaacaaaggtcttctgagggtaatccgtgcggtgttgttgtagaaatatccatatttaaaattttattaatgtaattaactagcttccggtagcgccgccatcttagactcctctgtattcaggagagagtattagtgtagtgtacgcactcttcttagtgacgtatgacaaattcggagggcgggggcacagagcagcagcagagtagCCTCCGTAGGCTGCGTAAGCACTCATCCTGAATGCGtacgcgactaagatggcggcgctaccggaaggtagttaattacgttaattaACAACACTACAACAACACACAGCTAACAGTGCCCATTGATGcaaatttagattaattaacatgaggatgaaaaaaggtgacagaattttcatttttgggtgagctatccctttaacatcagTGCTTAAAAATTAGTGTTTCGAACACGCAGTTCACttatgcattgtgtgaaacctAACTTAGTGTCTGAAACTGTTTAATGTAGCATCTAGTTACATATAACTATCTATGGTCTGAGGTGGTGCGAAAGAGTGGAGGCGGGGactatatttattcatattcaTAGATCCGCATATACTAAATGAGGAAAGAGTGTTGAGTTgcattcaagctgttttaaagcatgaagaaattactgtgacAGGTGACACTTTTATATATGCCATTATGATGTTCAACGATGATTTTTATTTGAGCAAATTCTTGACTACAGGGAGACTATAAGTTAGTAATGTGTTGCCattttgtgtttgttgcatTGTGGGGACCCCATAAAACTCAATCCACCGGCTAAGATATTTGTTAAACCACAAAACTATGATGACAAAGGAAATCCTTTTTATCTTGGTAGGCGTAGACATCAGAGCACAACACATATTGACCCTTATATGAAGTAACAAATCATGCTTTCTTCAGTTGAACAAGAGAGGCATTTATTACGTCTCTTTACTTACTTTCTTCTATTTTGTCGTTTCTCATCCAGTCCACTTGTTTGAGCAGGGGGCTGagaaggtaagaatgaaacttgGAAGCTAATATTAAACTAACTTTAATACACTTTGTACGCTTTCACTTCTCGTTTTCTTATGGTAAAGGGCTTCACCCAATAAACCCATAATGGGAATAATTGTGAAACAGTCATGAGATGTGCACAGTTACATAGTTCTGCATGTTGTTTGGGTTAttctgaaatgtttttaacatttgCGTTTGTTTGCAGTTTTTAAGTTGGATTTGTCTATATAAGAGGAAGCATTGTGATCCAGAGATGAAAGAACTGATATATCTTCTGTTTCAAGGTACTGTGTCACTTCATTTCTGTTCATGCATTTTATAGGGCAAGAGGTTATGTATTTATATGCGATGCATAAAACAGAGGTAAGCAGCGTTTCAttgctttgaccaaaataattttgGCTGTATGCATTTGTGAGGCTGCTTCTCTCAGcgctgtcttgcagtgttgccaggtcctcatCTTTTTTGTACTTATATACTGCACCATTGTGGTGCTTGAccttttgtcttttttatgtttagtcacaatattttgatctttgcagtaaagcatttggatatttattattggatttttcttgttttcagcaaaCTTTCGTGCCCCTGTTATTTTCTGCACTGCGCATACGAAACTTTTTACCtttgtaaaaaattttttgctgccttatatattttggttgaaccaactcagatttacaagtcatttaaacttactattatttattttgactagagatgagtttaTTATAACTACAAattagttgttataactcattaaatatagttgaaaaagtcaacttcattttataagttgtaacaGCTCATCTcataaagataaataatagttagttgacatgacttgcaaatctgagttgatttaaaaTTTAAGGCAACAAaggtttttagagtgtaggcatttattttttcaaccTGTCATGTCCTAgactgggtttccccatgctgccttgtgCGCAAATGTATTCACACTGCAAGCctagcacactgtaaaaaatactttgctgccttaaaatttttggttgaatcaactcggatttacaagtcatttcaacttaacATTAATTATCTTGACTATTCcgcaaaagtccttcacaaaaatggaactgtctcagctttttgctcaaaatttgaagtttttGATGAAatctacacatatttgagaggtgataaaaaaagaacacatgaaggtaggatgaaacggatttttttgtttgaaagcagatggtctgttcttttaattcatatattgtatgtttatatatttaacctGTTAGCCAGCACTTCtatttttgagcattttctgaaaaacgacaactccaaactaaaacagctgcagctcttaaaaaggagcattttctggaaggcattaaacttttgtgaaaatcatgaaaaatactggcggtgaaagagttaagttgacttttctaaactatattttataagttgtgacaactcatctctgttgacatgactcaAGTTGATTTGACTACAAGTTTTAAggcagcaattttttttacagtgcatggaAACTATGCAcctttttgcccctgaaatagggaaccaattaaagaatggggagggggcagcaagacgatgacaaCGTCTATGTGaaacagttttgtttatccaatgTGGGAGCAGACGCGAcgttacttttcaatgcagccttagacagttttaaacacaagtttattttaaaaaagagcaacttttggcgttaaactATTTCATAGAAGGAtttttggatatggcaagacatgatagccacagagttttataggaccaaccttcTAGGCATCGTCGTAAacgaagtacaattaacttataaatggtaagtggtatttattaatatcatattgttgttatgcctgtactgtggttgtcacagtgccgctaaattgtgttgtttttcaataTACAATACAATATACAGCTACAGGTTTAgatgcatagctttcagctgtgtgcacacgtactgataaaagttgtttacgtttgaattgatgtcacTCTACATACgccatctggtataattgaaacgactggctatgagctacgttagacgcatttgatagacattcatagagcccaataaacggctctgggcattcgtaaaccacgccacAAATaagagaaaatgagcatatggttcccagaccacgtcttattctctatgagactggtctggtgttagccaggctagtcATGTCCATGATACACGTTTAAATACTTCATCAACAACTAGTTGTTCGGTTCTTTATAAATTGGAAGGGTATCTGTAAATGtggttgtcactacctgcattttgcgtAAGTTAATTTAGTTGTAGATTGGGATTGTCAGTCCCATAAATTACTGAAGATTGTGTTTACAAAATAGGATTTACCACTAAAAGGcgaagtgacaaccgaatttaATATGCAGTGTATACTAGGCCAATAAGGCAAAATAATGTGActtatgttttttacatttgataTGTTGCAGTATGCCAACAGAAAGCAAACATTTCACATTGCTTCATGATTTCTGCATATGACATATTTTTTCATAGTGCCTACTGTCCCATCCCTgaaaatcaaacccatgatcttgTTTCCAAATGGCAATAGTATTTGAGCTACAGGAAGTGAATACTAACATTAAGTGGTAGACATTCTTATATTCTTTGTTTTTCTCACAGGTGTTCTGCTGTATGAGACTTTGGCATGGGAAGTGAAAATACCAAAAGATATTCATGGCCTCAAAGGTTCCTGTCTGGTTATACCGTGCTCTTACTCTTACACTTCATACCCACCAACTAAACCACGTAGAGTTGTGTGGTATCAGTGGGTGTCGAGGGGCTACCCTTTAGTTTATGATCCCTGGTATCCAGTCAGTGTCATTGACAAGTTCAGAGGAAAAACTGATATATATAGGCATACAAACTCAGATCGGGATTGTAGTCTGCTGATCAAAAGCGTAAATCCGTCCCACAATGGAGAAACATTATATGCATGGATTGACCCAGAAAATATTGGATGGCGCACCTATAAGTTTTATGACATCACCTCCACGATTATTGTTGACAGTGCGTAAATACTTCACATGttcttttaatgtaatatttttggttttaagtgTCATTACAGCTGTATCATCGGTTGCCTGACTGTAACATTTTTCCCTTCTGTAGCAAATCCACAGCAGCCCATCATTAATATTTCTGGAGGTTTAAAGATCGGTGACAGCATTACAGTAGCGTGTTACACCTTACATACCTGTCCATACAGCAAACCAAACATCATTCTGAAGGGTATTGAAGGATCTGATAAAATAGATgatgttcatataaaaaatgGCCAATGGAAAACCACTCAGACACGCACCGGTGTTGTGAAGGCTGAACGCTCAGATATTGAGTGTACTGTAACACATCATGGAGGCATaacaacaacagctacacaatcACAAAGTGCAAAATGTAAgtaaaaaattatatgcatATCTATACTTGCCTTTGTTTTATCTGTAtgttttcaaatgcatttaaagacacattgcatttaattatttgttaaaaaagaAGGAAGTAAAAGTAAAATTCATTGAAATATAGCTTTAAAATAACGTTTGATGTTTGTCTCAACTGCTTATATTTTAATTTCAGGTGTCTATTCTAGCATAACCATTGAGCCTAAACAGGCAGCAGATATCATAGAGGGTGTTGATATGAACTTCACTTGTACCGTCCACCATTCCTGCCAGATGAATCCTCCGATCCTCTTCTGGAACTATGAGAATATGCCGGTCAAAAATGATACAAGACAACTTACAAGGTTTGAATGGGCCACCATTTCAACCATAACCATTTTGGGGGCAAAGAAAGAAGATGGGAAGAAATTAATCTGCACTACAAATATTTCTGGACAGAAAATCACAGCATCCGTCGACTTAGATGTACAACGTGAGTGATTTCAAGACATCATACACAATGTGTGCGATTTCTGTCTTATCAttgatacattttttgtttacagATTATTTAACCGAGTCTCCAAAACCAGTGACACCTGTCCAAGATAatatatgtatgtttgtgtgtttcacaTTTGTCATGTAGCTATTTACATGATATATACATCATAATGACACATAAATGACTTCATTCTTTCACTTCCTTTAGCTGTTTCCCAGAATGAACCCAATGTGAGGACCTTTGACATGATAACAATTGGCCTTTACATTCTAGCCCCTTCATTTGCCTTTCTTCTCGTTTGCATATTTGCtggagtcatcatatacaagaAGTGTAACAGGTACATGTGTTTTATATCAGGGTTATACTTAGAAAAAGCATGAATTAAGTATTCATATGTTGacataattcaattttattgcGCATGTATAGCTTTTTAATATAACACTATTAATGTTACTTATAGGTCTTCATCTGGTAATCGACAAGAATCACACCCTAAACGAaggtatgcattttttaaatgtagatgTTAACCATCCGCTTGGTTCAGGCACACTCGCAACTACATTAGATGGCAGAATAAAACTTTGCCATTGTTATTTATAATCATATCTTGAAGGCTGTACAAATTACAATTActcaaaaatattaatatttgtttctgTATTTGTAGCTGTACCTGTCCTGTAGACTATACAGGTACATGTAGATGACAGACTTTAGCCTCAGTGCTGGATAATGTGTGACTGTGTAACTGCTAAAACCTTTCTGGAGAAGTGCTGAACAATGCCGCTGCAGCTTTCATAACAACAATCAGCATTGACCctgtattaaaggggacataccatgaaaataagactttttccatgtttaagtgctataattgtgtctccagtgcttctataaacttagaaaatgtgaataagatcaacaCATTAATTagatttggtaaaccattctccacaagcatgtaCAGAAatatgtcatttaaatttggctccccttgtgatgtcagaaggggataatgccgccctttaatctgcactatccaaccacagcactgccatttagtacattTTGCATGTTAAATGACAAAACGGCACAGTTTTGCACACACATAGTGCCATTTTtaacttgctataataaatgatctatatgatattttgagctaaaactacACATATCTACTCTGGGGAAACCagagatttatttgacatcatgTGAAATGTCTCCATTTTTGAGAATTACTGAATGTACCTTAAAGTAAACAGTTATGTATATGAAAGAGAACAGTATTTGCATAAATCAAAAATGatgtgtgttttgtttattaattGTGACTGAGCAGTGTTTAccgctgttgttaataaataagTATTTGTCTGgggttttttgtgtgtttatctttttagtTAATCTTATACCATCTGCACAACTTTTATTATAAGCTACTTTATTTATGCCTTACTAAATGGCATGTTTTTATGCAGTTAAATAATATACCAGCTATGTAGTTTTAATTTGGGTGGTTAATCTGCATTTGACAGggttaaaataaagttaaattacTCTAAATCATCTTAGCATGCCAATTTGACATGAGTCAACTTTAAtcacataaaatgtattttatacaattttaaacaatacttgtacagcattttttaatcttatgtcatgttgattttaattttagttaattatattttatgtgATACGATGAATCACTTTTAAAAACTATTATGAAAATATAAGCATGGAAAATATAATCACATTATAGTGTGTTAATAACTAAACATATCTTTAGCGTGAGAGCAAGACAGCATCACATCAGCTCTGTTTAGCTATGTTTATAATGGTGGTGAATATAGGTGTGAAGAAAATATATGACATCATACCTTAAAACTGCCCTCGACCTTAGCAACCATCACCAACAGCTGTACTATAAATTGACTGACATTTGTGGCTTGctggtttaaaaataatgtatatttgtGCAATGCTTATGCTTGGCCTATACTCTCACAAACATTGCAAGCAAATGGTCCTAAAAGCACATGTTTTGTGCTTGTAGCACGTGCTGTGTTTTCCTGTCTTGTCTCTGACCCCACCCCCTTGTCTCCTTATTAATTAttcttgttttattattattgtcacctgttcccctaTTGATTTGCTCCCTTATTTAATGCCCTGCTGTGCTGGTTTGTTTTGTATTATCATCAAGTCTGTTAGTCTAGTTGTATTTAAGTCTGTTTCCTGTCTAGTTGTATTTAAAGTCAGGTTCCGGTCTAGTCTGTTCTTTTAGTTatctatttttttgttgtttgccccctcgtggaTTTTTGTTTTTCTCAGTTTGTCAAATAAACCTGTTTTGTGTTAATCTGCGCCTGGGTTTGTTCCATGTAAATCATGACAAAACATCAACGTCTGCTGTTATCAATACTGTATGAACCGGAGAGTAATAAAataagagttttgttgcaaaacgagataaatccatttttttacatttttgtcaaaacatgtttattattatgttatcatgttattattttgttttatgttgctacttagctgtattttttaagttatgaaggtttaaatcaaaacaaaccaactgcagttgaattgaaattaattgaaatggacaaccaaaaaacgagatttctgaacaatttaaaaaacggtggatatctcgttttgcaacgaaactcttcaaatgatGAACAACAACGTAGacaacatacaaataaaagatGATGATAATCAAGAGTATATCTGAGAGGTACAGTACAGTAAGGTGAAAGTGAAGAGTCAAACATTCTCATATAAAAATCTATAGAATATTATGAAGCCCTTGATGACTtgcacatttcactttttttaaatttatatgtCTGACTACACTTTGTGGCTAAATATATCATCACCTGcagtaagatttttttaaagttcccttttttgtgtttaatgtgCTTAATCTTTTTTAATTTAGTCATGGTTTTGCCAGTTTACGattatatttaacattattcATGTAAAATGTTGGACCACATTCATAATGTTTTGATGCATAAAAATtgctttatttacatttaatctcTAAAAATACATCTCACACTTTCCGTGTTATTTCAGCGTTTAGCAGTATAAGAAGAACATTTATCACAGGTTTGGagttgtattttgttttattaacttACTCTCCATTAATTCTTTCTTTTACCCATCCTTTGCAGAGAGAGCATATTATTCAGTTGACACATAACCCAATGTAACCCAATATtcaaccagcagatgtcctcattGTGCGGTGTATCGACTGCTTTATAAAGTTTTGGAAAGCGATGGATTAAATTTAGTCTCGTTTCACTCATCGTTAACGGATATTCATCTGCTGATAAAACGAATTTAATATaagattttttattaatttttgagTTTCGAAATTAATTTACTCCATCACAGCAGCTTGGCAGCTCGTACTCCTCACGTTGTATCCGTTGACCAATTAGAACCACAGAGAGGCGGGTCTAGTTGTACATTCTGAATTCTAATTGGCTGTATTTCTGCTTGAGTTAAACCTGACAGTAAAGTTATGTTTTCAATTTCAACACAGTTATATAACATTCCAGGTATTTTGCAGGGAggttgtttgtaaaaatgaacaaaaattacttaaacattGGCAGGGATATTAATGCCTAAATCTACGCCTGTTGTTTGGTTCCAGAAACGCTTTGATGTCATTGGTAAGGCATTTGTGAAACATGAAAACAGAATTCAGAACTGGGAAACCTGGGGGTGGTGGTTAGGGAGACACATAGGGGAGACATCAGAACAATACACATACAGTAACTTATAAAACCCGCctttctttttatcacctaAACAAGCATTTATCAGTTTTTGTTCCTTTTTATTATACAGTTTTTTCATCCAATCGTTTGAGAAGGGTGCTGAGAAGGTAAGAATGAGGTATGGATAGTATATTACTACATTTAAGTAAATGAATCCTAGTATTGGCAacttcactttttagtttctaATGGTAAACGGCACCGTCTAATAAACGCAAAATGATATTATGAAAAAGTATTTAGGTGGAAACTGGTGAAAGTCATGACATTACATTGTCACATAACATTGTATTCTGAAAcgttattaacatttaattttgtttatactTTATAGGTGTAATTTTGCATAAACTAGCACACGTGATCCAAGAATGAAAGGACAGCAAGTATTTCATCTACTTTTCCAAGGTACAGTGTCACTTTACATCTattcatacattttattaaacatgA
This sequence is a window from Misgurnus anguillicaudatus chromosome 24, ASM2758022v2, whole genome shotgun sequence. Protein-coding genes within it:
- the LOC129438939 gene encoding sialoadhesin-like, which encodes MKELIYLLFQGVLLYETLAWEVKIPKDIHGLKGSCLVIPCSYSYTSYPPTKPRRVVWYQWVSRGYPLVYDPWYPVSVIDKFRGKTDIYRHTNSDRDCSLLIKSVNPSHNGETLYAWIDPENIGWRTYKFYDITSTIIVDTNPQQPIINISGGLKIGDSITVACYTLHTCPYSKPNIILKGIEGSDKIDDVHIKNGQWKTTQTRTGVVKAERSDIECTVTHHGGITTTATQSQSAKCVYSSITIEPKQAADIIEGVDMNFTCTVHHSCQMNPPILFWNYENMPVKNDTRQLTRFEWATISTITILGAKKEDGKKLICTTNISGQKITASVDLDVQRE